A window of the Dyadobacter pollutisoli genome harbors these coding sequences:
- a CDS encoding nucleotidyl transferase AbiEii/AbiGii toxin family protein, whose protein sequence is MRRSKPPGGPKLPIDRIGVATFIYVCLQASLVDKQYLEREFAGPLITIPTVFAERTFLEKLFLLHEEFRRPVEKLKWTDRVAICMTTSLIKTEAAKNALNDHELYQIIVSHRFAFSKVSGVDYNLHNPKTLNPTPPKEIIDTWAAGYKKMLEEMIYEEKPPKFEHLLESLAEVKKRLVALKWDYQLRFENAK, encoded by the coding sequence ATGAGGAGATCCAAGCCACCAGGTGGTCCAAAGCTCCCCATCGATCGGATCGGTGTTGCTACGTTCATTTACGTTTGTCTACAAGCCTCTCTTGTCGACAAACAATACCTGGAAAGAGAGTTTGCTGGACCGTTGATCACGATACCGACAGTGTTTGCAGAGCGAACCTTCTTAGAAAAACTATTTTTACTCCATGAAGAGTTTCGCCGTCCAGTAGAAAAATTAAAGTGGACCGACCGAGTCGCCATTTGTATGACTACATCACTTATCAAAACTGAAGCCGCAAAGAATGCGTTAAATGATCATGAGCTGTATCAGATTATTGTATCGCACAGGTTCGCTTTTTCCAAGGTGAGTGGAGTAGACTATAATCTCCACAATCCCAAAACGCTTAATCCAACGCCACCAAAAGAAATCATAGACACTTGGGCAGCGGGCTATAAGAAAATGTTAGAAGAAATGATTTATGAAGAAAAACCACCGAAATTCGAACATCTTCTGGAATCCTTGGCGGAAGTAAAGAAGAGACTCGTAGCGCTAAAATGGGATTACCAACTAAGGTTTGAAAATGCGAAATGA
- a CDS encoding L,D-transpeptidase family protein, translating into MRVVLAFVVFCGLLASCKNKEKQQTEIAVRDTTIKMENSFTELFIDTAALDHFVGTHAMQDSLVNKMQSFYNRRNYQLAWFFPDGMADFVHTFLSLQDDYIHDSADSSLYDPMLLRRIDTLMLRRRIIPTDSLVINTELALTEHFFRYTQKAYSGDGNINIRELDWFIPRKKINPEDFLDSLLKNKGERVASYEPVNRQYNLLKEQLRFYYPLENLDWTELTPVKKLKIGDSAPVVAEIKRRLALLKDMDPQDSTDTFDSTLFEGVKSFQARMGLKASGEIGPSFFTELNVPVSERIRQMLINMERIRWVPAEPPTDYILVNIPEFRLHMYEKGQLAFDMNVVVGSQAHNTVIFAGKLNQIVFSPYWNVPPSILKNEILPGIKRNRNYLAKHHMEWNGNSVRQKPGKSNSLGLVKFLFPNSYNIYLHDTPSKSLFGESQRAFSHGCIRLSEPKKLAEFLLRKDSTWTSSKIAAAMNSGKEQYVRLRGQNEIPVFIGYFTAWVDHTGKLNFRRDIYGHDQKMAERLFAAAK; encoded by the coding sequence ATGAGGGTAGTATTGGCATTTGTTGTTTTTTGTGGATTGCTCGCTTCTTGTAAAAACAAAGAGAAGCAACAGACCGAGATTGCCGTGAGAGACACAACAATTAAGATGGAGAATTCTTTCACCGAGCTTTTTATCGACACGGCTGCGCTGGACCACTTTGTCGGCACACATGCCATGCAGGACAGCCTGGTCAATAAAATGCAGAGCTTTTATAACCGCCGTAACTACCAGCTGGCTTGGTTTTTCCCTGATGGTATGGCCGATTTCGTGCATACTTTTCTGAGCCTGCAAGATGATTATATCCATGATTCAGCCGACAGCTCACTGTATGACCCCATGCTTCTGCGCCGCATCGATACGTTGATGCTCCGTCGGCGGATCATACCTACCGACTCGCTGGTGATCAATACAGAGCTGGCTCTGACCGAACACTTTTTCAGGTACACGCAGAAAGCCTACTCCGGAGATGGCAACATTAACATCCGGGAGCTGGATTGGTTTATCCCCCGCAAAAAGATCAATCCCGAAGATTTCCTGGATTCTCTTTTGAAAAATAAAGGAGAGCGTGTGGCCTCTTACGAACCGGTCAACCGTCAGTACAACCTGCTCAAAGAGCAGCTACGGTTTTATTATCCGCTGGAAAACCTGGACTGGACGGAGCTGACACCAGTTAAAAAGCTTAAAATAGGAGATAGCGCCCCGGTCGTTGCCGAAATCAAAAGAAGGCTCGCGTTACTCAAAGATATGGACCCGCAAGACTCGACAGATACGTTTGACTCGACGCTTTTTGAAGGGGTAAAATCCTTTCAGGCCCGCATGGGATTGAAAGCGTCAGGGGAGATTGGGCCTTCGTTTTTTACCGAGCTCAACGTGCCTGTCAGTGAAAGGATACGCCAGATGCTCATCAACATGGAGCGTATCCGCTGGGTGCCGGCTGAGCCCCCCACGGACTACATCCTGGTTAATATTCCTGAATTTAGGCTGCACATGTATGAAAAAGGGCAGCTGGCCTTTGACATGAATGTCGTGGTGGGCTCTCAGGCGCACAACACGGTGATCTTTGCCGGGAAATTAAACCAGATTGTTTTCAGTCCTTATTGGAATGTGCCGCCGAGCATTCTGAAAAACGAAATTTTACCGGGTATCAAACGCAATAGGAATTACCTGGCCAAACACCATATGGAATGGAATGGTAACAGCGTCCGGCAGAAGCCAGGCAAGTCCAACTCGCTGGGATTGGTCAAGTTTCTTTTTCCTAATAGCTATAACATTTATCTCCATGATACGCCCTCCAAAAGCCTTTTTGGAGAGTCTCAGCGCGCTTTCAGCCACGGCTGCATACGTTTGTCTGAGCCTAAGAAGCTGGCCGAATTTCTGCTGCGTAAAGACTCAACCTGGACCAGCTCAAAAATAGCGGCTGCGATGAACAGCGGCAAAGAGCAATATGTCAGGCTGCGCGGTCAGAATGAGATACCGGTTTTCATCGGCTATTTTACAGCCTGGGTGGATCATACCGGAAAGCTCAATTTTCGCAGGGATATTTACGGTCACGATCAAAAAATGGCTGAAAGGCTCTTTGCAGCCGCTAAGTAA
- a CDS encoding response regulator gives MNQESTLPDRPVDSFQLELKERSDRLMNIFVIGYFLIGLLLAVFYDTWLIALGVGGILLVAYYSVKLALPHSDLYQYVLSVILGIFMAQFIYQMHGMFEMHFFAFIGSAVLITYQKWKLQIPMMIIVLIHHAVFGYLQNTGVPGVYFTQLQYFDLLTFTIHILLAAAIFFICGLWAYMLNKYYELHISQAVQMAGLQKEAQLSQVRKQNEEIQRNVNAHLRATNAELVKSRQEADKANQAKSVFLATMSHEIRTPMNGVIGMAALLAETQLSEEQRMFTETIATCGDTLINVINDILDFSKIESGNLELENEDFNLRHSIEDVLDIFGGKAAKLGLDLVYQIEERVPEQIVGDQLRLRQILINLVGNAMKFTTQGEVCVSVSLKEQTADEKLSLRFDVRDTGIGISADQMNRLFKAFSQVDSSTTRKYGGTGLGLAISEKLVQLMGGQISVTSEIDRGSTFSFTLKASKGSKILPKQLDHDIDEHRGKRILLVDDNATNLAILQRQMENWKLVPMMASSGSEAMEILFDEPKIDMVITDMQMPEMDGIAFAINVQRYAPQIPIILLSSVGEDIQDQHRQLFTSILTKPIRQHVLSGHIMNALQTKLLTKTEATVTNKLSTDFSKNYPFQLLVAEDNQINQHVIVRILQKLGYEPDLVSDGQEAVEFANQKNYGLILMDMQMPVMDGLQATRVIRKTVVEQPVIVALTANAMEGIQQQCFDAGMDDYISKPIKLEELMAVIRKWSIKV, from the coding sequence ATGAATCAAGAAAGTACTTTACCCGATAGGCCTGTGGACAGCTTTCAGTTAGAGCTCAAGGAGCGATCTGACCGCTTGATGAATATCTTTGTCATAGGCTATTTTTTGATCGGTCTGCTGCTGGCTGTTTTCTATGATACCTGGCTGATCGCGCTCGGTGTCGGCGGGATTTTACTGGTTGCTTATTACTCGGTCAAACTGGCCCTACCCCATTCTGATTTGTACCAATATGTGCTCAGCGTTATTCTGGGCATTTTTATGGCCCAATTTATCTATCAGATGCATGGCATGTTTGAAATGCACTTTTTTGCGTTTATTGGCAGCGCCGTACTGATTACCTATCAGAAATGGAAGTTGCAAATCCCCATGATGATCATCGTGCTGATTCATCATGCCGTCTTTGGGTACCTGCAAAATACAGGCGTGCCCGGTGTTTATTTTACCCAGCTACAATACTTTGACCTGCTGACCTTTACCATCCACATCCTGCTGGCCGCTGCGATCTTTTTCATTTGTGGCCTTTGGGCCTATATGCTCAACAAATACTATGAGCTTCACATTAGCCAGGCCGTGCAAATGGCTGGTCTTCAAAAAGAAGCGCAGCTCTCTCAGGTACGCAAACAAAATGAGGAAATCCAAAGAAACGTCAATGCGCACCTGCGTGCTACCAATGCGGAGCTGGTCAAATCACGCCAGGAAGCCGATAAGGCCAACCAGGCCAAAAGCGTTTTTCTGGCCACGATGAGCCACGAAATCCGCACACCGATGAACGGCGTAATCGGCATGGCCGCTTTGCTGGCCGAAACCCAGCTCAGCGAGGAGCAGCGCATGTTCACCGAAACCATTGCCACCTGCGGGGATACGCTCATCAATGTGATCAATGACATTCTCGATTTTTCAAAGATTGAATCCGGGAACCTGGAACTTGAAAATGAAGACTTTAACCTTCGTCACAGCATCGAGGATGTCTTGGACATATTTGGCGGTAAAGCCGCCAAACTGGGCCTGGACCTGGTCTATCAGATCGAAGAGCGCGTGCCCGAGCAGATCGTGGGGGACCAGCTGCGACTGCGGCAGATTTTGATTAACCTGGTAGGCAATGCGATGAAATTTACTACCCAGGGCGAGGTATGCGTGTCGGTGAGTTTGAAAGAGCAAACCGCAGATGAAAAGCTCAGCCTGCGGTTTGACGTACGCGATACCGGAATAGGGATTTCAGCCGATCAAATGAACCGGCTTTTCAAAGCATTTTCACAGGTAGACTCATCAACTACCCGAAAATATGGCGGCACAGGCCTGGGACTGGCCATTTCCGAAAAATTGGTGCAGCTCATGGGCGGACAAATCAGCGTGACCAGCGAGATAGACCGCGGCTCGACGTTTTCCTTCACATTGAAAGCCAGCAAGGGAAGCAAAATTTTACCCAAACAGCTCGATCATGATATCGATGAGCATCGCGGAAAAAGGATCCTGCTCGTCGACGACAACGCTACCAACCTGGCGATTTTGCAACGACAGATGGAAAACTGGAAGCTGGTACCTATGATGGCCTCCTCGGGCTCAGAGGCGATGGAGATCTTGTTTGATGAGCCAAAAATTGATATGGTCATCACTGACATGCAGATGCCCGAAATGGATGGTATTGCCTTCGCCATCAATGTGCAGCGTTACGCGCCCCAGATACCTATCATCTTGCTAAGCTCGGTTGGCGAGGACATCCAGGATCAGCATCGGCAGCTTTTCACCTCCATACTGACCAAGCCGATCCGGCAGCATGTGCTCAGCGGCCACATTATGAACGCTTTGCAGACCAAATTGCTTACTAAAACCGAAGCTACCGTAACCAACAAGCTTTCCACTGATTTCTCCAAAAATTACCCCTTCCAATTACTGGTAGCCGAAGACAACCAAATTAACCAGCACGTGATCGTCCGTATCCTGCAAAAGCTCGGATACGAGCCCGACCTGGTTAGCGACGGGCAGGAAGCTGTCGAGTTTGCCAATCAGAAAAATTACGGCTTAATTCTAATGGATATGCAGATGCCGGTCATGGACGGACTACAAGCAACGCGGGTGATACGCAAAACGGTCGTTGAGCAGCCGGTCATCGTTGCCCTGACGGCCAATGCCATGGAGGGTATCCAACAACAATGTTTTGATGCCGGAATGGATGACTACATCAGCAAACCCATTAAGCTCGAAGAGCTCATGGCCGTGATCCGGAAATGGAGCATTAAGGTTTAG
- a CDS encoding TlpA family protein disulfide reductase — translation MGLVTAWLTLLLSMVGALFWYNDWIYQLPTPVPKNYKPVAIGTQIDLGPKTAAGQHKPVFLHFYNPKCPCSRFNQSHFQSLVREYGQEIDFVVVVLSDQKYTAEKIQDKIGVDIDVIFDPSLAVRCGVYATPQAALLDREQKLYYRGNYNASRYCTDEKTAYAKNAIEALLKSQMLPIWSAKALKSYGCTMPVCKN, via the coding sequence ATGGGCTTGGTGACCGCGTGGCTCACGCTGCTGCTTTCGATGGTTGGCGCATTATTCTGGTATAACGACTGGATTTACCAGCTGCCCACACCCGTCCCCAAAAATTATAAGCCTGTTGCCATTGGGACCCAGATCGATCTGGGCCCGAAGACTGCCGCTGGGCAGCATAAACCTGTTTTTCTGCATTTCTATAACCCCAAATGCCCGTGTTCGAGATTTAATCAAAGCCATTTTCAATCACTGGTGCGAGAGTATGGCCAGGAAATTGACTTTGTGGTAGTGGTTTTATCTGATCAAAAATACACCGCTGAAAAAATCCAGGATAAGATAGGTGTGGACATTGACGTCATCTTTGATCCCTCCCTTGCAGTCCGCTGCGGAGTATACGCCACCCCGCAGGCCGCCCTGCTGGACCGTGAGCAAAAATTGTACTACCGCGGTAATTACAACGCAAGCCGCTACTGTACAGATGAAAAAACGGCCTATGCCAAAAATGCGATTGAAGCCTTACTCAAAAGCCAGATGCTTCCCATTTGGAGTGCAAAAGCATTGAAATCTTACGGCTGCACGATGCCGGTTTGTAAAAATTAA